The bacterium region ACACCATCCAGCCCAGTGTTCGCCCACTGCACTCCGTTATAGTATTGCAACGTCCCAAGCAGGAACGGGTTATTGACACTCGACCAAAGTGGCGGAACGGCTGGGTTATCGCTCCCGGCACCGTCGAATTTCAAATAACTGGGCTTGTCGCCGCAATAAGCGGGATCGCCCCAACTCACGGTAGCAAAACCATTAACGTCTGAATTGGCTATGCTTGACTGGGATCTGTTGGATTCTTTAT contains the following coding sequences:
- a CDS encoding choice-of-anchor K domain-containing protein; its protein translation is MKKLFITSLAVVAGFNLAANAVVFTGTAIGSWNDRDKESNRSQSSIANSDVNGFATVSWGDPAYCGDKPSYLKFDGAGSDNPAVPPLWSSVNNPFLLGTLQYYNGVQWANTGLDGV